From Amycolatopsis sp. YIM 10, the proteins below share one genomic window:
- a CDS encoding ABC transporter permease yields the protein MITYIARRLATGLVLAVLVTLITFLLLSTSFDRVVAAVLGPAATPELIGPMKAQMGLDRPVLVQYLDWLWHTVRGDFGTSYFTSEDVVHAVTGRLGVTLSIIVVALLISVVVSVALGVLSAVRGGVADRIAQGLSLIGHLVPGLLIAIVLVFAVAINLKLLPATGYTPLAEDPGRWAATITIPVIVLVVNGIANMTAQIRGSMIDELRKDYVRTLRSRGIPTRSVIYRHALRNAAGPALTVLSLEFLQMFGAALIIENVFALPGFGSYAFNASLKGDVPIIMGITVFSVLMVVSLNLVIDLVNGWLNPKARIH from the coding sequence ATGATCACCTACATCGCGCGCCGGCTCGCGACGGGCCTGGTGCTCGCCGTGCTGGTCACCCTGATCACCTTCCTGCTGCTGAGCACGTCGTTCGACCGCGTGGTCGCGGCCGTGCTCGGCCCGGCGGCCACCCCGGAGCTCATCGGGCCGATGAAGGCCCAGATGGGGCTCGACCGCCCGGTGCTCGTGCAGTACCTCGACTGGCTGTGGCACACCGTGCGCGGCGACTTCGGCACGTCCTACTTCACCAGTGAGGACGTGGTGCACGCGGTGACCGGCAGGCTCGGCGTCACGTTGTCGATCATCGTCGTCGCCCTGCTGATCAGCGTCGTGGTCAGCGTGGCGCTCGGTGTGCTGTCCGCCGTGCGCGGCGGCGTCGCCGACCGGATCGCGCAGGGCCTGTCGCTGATCGGCCACCTGGTGCCCGGCCTGCTGATCGCCATCGTGCTGGTGTTCGCGGTGGCGATCAACCTGAAGCTGTTGCCCGCCACCGGGTACACGCCACTCGCGGAGGACCCCGGGCGGTGGGCGGCGACCATCACCATCCCGGTGATCGTGCTCGTCGTCAACGGAATCGCCAACATGACCGCGCAGATCCGCGGCAGCATGATCGACGAACTCCGCAAGGACTACGTGCGCACGCTGCGGTCACGGGGCATTCCCACGCGCTCGGTCATCTACCGCCACGCGCTGCGCAACGCCGCCGGACCGGCGCTCACCGTGCTGTCCCTCGAGTTCCTGCAGATGTTCGGGGCCGCTCTCATCATCGAGAACGTCTTCGCCCTGCCCGGGTTCGGCTCGTACGCGTTCAACGCGTCGCTCAAGGGTGACGTCCCGATCATCATGGGCATCACCGTGTTCAGCGTCCTGATGGTCGTCAGCCTCAATCTCGTGATCGACCTGGTCAACGGCTGGCTCAATCCCAAAGCGAGGATCCATTGA
- a CDS encoding dipeptide/oligopeptide/nickel ABC transporter permease/ATP-binding protein: MSVETLTAEQKPVAPRRSAARRLRTDPQALITGGLLLVIVVMGVLAPLLAEHGPNDSSLDAVNAGTGTPGYPLGGDHSGRDIWARLLFSIRTSAVSAVVATTVALVVGVSFGLVGGYFSRRIRGLTEWVFSLIMTFPGILLLVVLMPVTNGDYRVTMAIFGVLLSPSIYRLVRNLVVGVRNELYVDAARVSGLPARRILRRHVLVIVRGPIIIAAAFLMGSAIGVQSGLAFLGVGSNTVPSFGAMISDGFRNLYVDPSQFAWPSFLLGLLTASLVLLGNALRDALEGSRPKPVKVATPVRKEPEAGEPTGDLLAVHDLTIAYPTPSGELREVVSHLSLTVAAGETVGVAGESGSGKSQTAFAILGLLPAEAVVTSGSVRLHGRELLELGERELCAVRGRSIAYVPQEPMSNLDPSFTVGAQLVEGIRAARGISHREAKERILALLTRVGIEDPERTFGCYPHQISGGMAQRVLIAGAVASEPALLIADEPTTALDVTVQAEILDLLRDLRRESGMAVLLVTHNFGVVADSCDRVVVMREGEVVETDTTLTVFREPEHPYTRTLLESILDGSAVRTDPPVAATARREP; this comes from the coding sequence TTGAGCGTCGAAACCCTGACAGCGGAACAGAAGCCGGTCGCACCGCGCCGGTCGGCGGCCCGCCGGCTGCGGACGGACCCGCAGGCACTGATCACCGGCGGGCTGCTGCTCGTCATCGTGGTCATGGGCGTGCTCGCGCCCCTGCTGGCCGAGCACGGACCCAACGACTCCTCGCTCGACGCGGTCAACGCGGGCACCGGTACGCCGGGGTACCCGCTGGGCGGTGACCACAGCGGACGCGACATCTGGGCGCGGCTGCTGTTCTCGATCCGCACCAGCGCGGTGTCGGCGGTGGTCGCGACGACCGTGGCGCTCGTGGTCGGGGTGAGCTTCGGACTCGTCGGCGGCTACTTCAGCCGCCGGATCCGCGGTCTCACCGAATGGGTGTTCAGCCTGATCATGACCTTCCCCGGCATCCTGCTGCTGGTCGTGCTGATGCCGGTGACCAACGGCGACTACCGCGTGACGATGGCGATCTTCGGGGTGCTGCTCTCCCCCTCCATCTATCGCCTGGTGCGCAACCTGGTCGTCGGCGTGCGCAACGAGCTGTACGTCGACGCCGCACGGGTCTCCGGGCTGCCGGCGCGGCGCATCCTCCGCCGCCACGTGCTCGTCATCGTGCGCGGCCCCATCATCATCGCCGCCGCGTTCCTCATGGGCTCGGCCATCGGGGTGCAGTCCGGGCTGGCGTTCCTCGGCGTGGGATCGAACACCGTGCCGAGCTTCGGCGCCATGATCTCGGACGGGTTCCGCAACCTGTACGTCGACCCGTCGCAGTTCGCCTGGCCGAGCTTCCTGCTCGGCCTTCTCACCGCCTCGCTGGTGCTGCTGGGCAATGCGTTGCGCGACGCGCTCGAGGGATCCCGCCCGAAGCCGGTGAAGGTCGCCACCCCGGTCAGGAAGGAACCGGAGGCCGGCGAACCCACCGGCGACCTGCTGGCCGTGCACGACCTCACGATCGCCTATCCCACGCCGTCGGGAGAGCTGCGTGAGGTGGTGAGCCACCTCTCCCTCACCGTGGCCGCCGGTGAAACCGTCGGTGTGGCGGGAGAATCCGGCTCCGGCAAATCCCAGACGGCATTCGCGATTCTCGGCCTCCTGCCCGCGGAAGCCGTCGTCACCAGTGGTTCGGTCCGGCTGCACGGGCGTGAGCTGCTGGAGTTGGGTGAACGCGAGCTGTGCGCGGTGCGCGGGCGCTCGATCGCCTACGTCCCGCAGGAGCCGATGTCCAACCTCGATCCCTCGTTCACCGTGGGAGCCCAACTGGTCGAGGGCATCCGGGCCGCGCGCGGCATCTCGCACCGGGAGGCCAAAGAGCGCATTCTGGCCTTGCTGACCCGCGTCGGGATCGAAGACCCGGAACGCACCTTCGGCTGTTACCCCCACCAGATCTCCGGCGGTATGGCGCAGCGCGTGCTGATCGCCGGAGCGGTCGCGAGCGAACCGGCGCTGCTGATCGCGGACGAACCGACGACGGCACTCGACGTGACCGTCCAGGCCGAGATCCTCGACCTGCTGCGCGACCTGCGGCGGGAGTCCGGGATGGCGGTGCTGCTCGTGACGCACAACTTCGGCGTCGTCGCCGACAGCTGTGACCGCGTCGTGGTCATGCGCGAGGGCGAGGTCGTCGAGACCGACACCACGCTGACCGTCTTCCGCGAGCCGGAACACCCGTACACCCGCACGCTACTGGAGTCCATTCTGGACGGTAGCGCGGTGCGCACCGACCCTCCGGTCGCGGCCACAGCGCGAAGGGAACCGTGA
- a CDS encoding ATP-binding cassette domain-containing protein: MTAPLLGVEDLRVTYPGRGFRARPAEVLHGVSLTIAEGETLGVVGESGSGKTTIGRAVLGLAPPSGGAIRFGGEDITHAPAKQRRALARDLQVVFQDPYTSLNPSLTIGDILSEPLVVQGVSTKDARARVQALLDQVGLPGDAAERLPREFSGGQRQRVAIARALAPRPKLIVCDEPVSALDLSTQALVLDLLIDIQRRTGVAYLFVSHDLAVVRHVSHRVAVVYRGDIVETGPAATVTSEPEHAYTRKLLLAAPVPDPVAQAKRRAERQRLREPRPAHANA, from the coding sequence ATGACGGCACCTCTGCTCGGCGTCGAAGACCTGCGCGTCACCTACCCCGGCCGGGGGTTTCGCGCGCGACCGGCCGAAGTGCTCCACGGCGTCAGCCTCACCATCGCCGAGGGCGAAACCCTCGGTGTGGTGGGCGAGTCCGGCTCCGGCAAGACCACGATCGGCCGGGCCGTGCTCGGTCTCGCCCCGCCCAGCGGCGGAGCCATCCGGTTCGGCGGCGAGGACATCACCCACGCCCCGGCCAAGCAACGCCGGGCGCTGGCCCGTGACCTCCAGGTGGTCTTCCAGGACCCCTACACCTCGCTCAACCCGTCACTGACCATCGGCGACATCCTGAGCGAGCCGCTGGTGGTGCAGGGGGTGAGCACGAAGGACGCGCGCGCCCGGGTCCAGGCGTTGCTCGACCAGGTCGGGCTGCCGGGTGACGCGGCGGAACGCCTTCCCCGCGAGTTCAGCGGCGGTCAGCGCCAGCGCGTCGCGATCGCGCGGGCGCTGGCGCCGCGACCGAAGCTCATCGTCTGCGACGAACCGGTCTCCGCACTGGACCTGTCGACCCAGGCACTTGTCCTCGACCTGCTCATCGACATCCAGCGCCGGACCGGCGTGGCCTACCTGTTCGTCTCGCACGACCTCGCGGTCGTGCGCCACGTGAGCCATCGCGTCGCCGTGGTGTACCGGGGCGACATCGTCGAAACCGGTCCAGCGGCCACCGTCACCTCCGAGCCCGAGCACGCCTACACCCGCAAGCTCCTGCTCGCCGCTCCGGTCCCCGACCCCGTCGCGCAGGCGAAACGCCGCGCCGAACGGCAACGGCTACGCGAGCCGCGACCGGCGCACGCCAACGCCTGA
- a CDS encoding alpha-amylase family protein, whose amino-acid sequence MPSRWQQPFTVFQTNLQEIDATMDVEAALDVIERHGADTWLVNAGGISAFYPTDLPYHATNPFLTDRPSGDLLGDAVSAAGRRGVRVIARLDLSKVTARVAAEHPGWLFASATGRPQIYHALHSTCLSGEYYQQCAFEILDEILDRYPVDGFFFNWFNFNERDYSEVVHGVCHCASCTRRFAEFSGGRELPDSQESATFGLWRRYTEATKAELGRRYTDHLATRERDLALVLNNGGSVVYHEGNNAFRHMPGKELWPHGTAEAVSAHVSAQPETPLIVNVPAHIDATYRMGAEQPEHVAQHLLQGIARGGNPSTYILGAPGRLPMASVSQARHVTRFHRDHHDLYATLRPAATIALVRPAFGRDGHAKFLETVEEFRGVYQALQQKHLPFDVLPFSGLTSAPLEGYRLIVLPGVGAIGRDAAAVLEAFVERGGNLLSTGNSGFTATGGAELAAFPAVRRIGDELSGNQVWSTYATLDEQPRIDENAFSGSVVPVYGTNARCVWKPGTTKAGMILAQAPWGPPELSYGHTATGDPAVASIGYGAGTSSMITWTIGRTYREFAKTEVRDHLLSVLEPLAGVQVSAELPEQVELILGRDDDGHVVHLLNQTGARRRSFGPHVPVGEGRLVIRNATGGERATALVARRELPVRRDGDALVINLPVIELFEVVRIRGFGLSTTPGK is encoded by the coding sequence ATGCCCAGCAGGTGGCAACAGCCGTTCACCGTCTTCCAGACCAACCTCCAGGAGATCGACGCCACCATGGACGTCGAGGCGGCGCTCGACGTCATCGAGCGCCACGGCGCCGACACGTGGCTGGTCAACGCCGGCGGCATCTCCGCGTTCTACCCGACCGATCTCCCCTACCACGCGACGAATCCCTTCCTCACCGACCGGCCGTCCGGCGATCTGCTGGGCGACGCGGTGAGCGCGGCGGGCCGCCGGGGTGTGCGGGTGATCGCGCGCCTCGACCTCTCCAAGGTCACCGCGCGGGTGGCCGCCGAGCATCCCGGGTGGCTGTTCGCCTCGGCCACCGGCCGGCCCCAGATCTACCACGCGCTGCACAGCACCTGCCTGTCCGGCGAGTACTACCAGCAGTGCGCGTTCGAAATCCTCGACGAGATCCTCGACCGCTACCCCGTCGACGGGTTCTTCTTCAACTGGTTCAACTTCAACGAGCGCGACTACAGCGAGGTCGTCCACGGCGTCTGCCACTGCGCCTCCTGCACGCGGCGCTTCGCCGAGTTCAGCGGCGGCCGGGAGCTGCCGGACAGCCAGGAGTCCGCCACGTTCGGGCTGTGGCGGCGCTACACCGAGGCCACCAAGGCCGAGCTGGGACGCCGGTACACCGATCACCTCGCGACGCGCGAACGCGACCTCGCGCTGGTGCTCAACAACGGTGGCTCGGTCGTCTACCACGAGGGCAACAACGCGTTCCGGCACATGCCGGGCAAGGAGCTGTGGCCGCACGGGACGGCCGAAGCGGTCAGCGCTCACGTCTCGGCACAGCCGGAAACCCCGTTGATCGTGAACGTACCGGCGCACATCGACGCCACCTACCGCATGGGCGCGGAACAACCCGAACACGTGGCCCAGCACCTGCTGCAGGGGATCGCCCGCGGGGGCAACCCCTCCACCTACATCCTCGGCGCGCCGGGCAGGCTCCCGATGGCGAGCGTCTCCCAGGCCCGCCACGTGACCCGGTTCCACCGCGACCATCACGACCTCTACGCGACACTGCGGCCTGCGGCCACCATCGCACTGGTGCGCCCGGCGTTCGGACGCGACGGTCATGCGAAGTTCCTGGAGACGGTCGAGGAGTTCCGCGGGGTTTACCAAGCGCTGCAACAGAAGCACCTGCCGTTCGACGTGCTCCCGTTCAGCGGCCTGACCTCGGCGCCGCTGGAGGGCTACCGGCTGATCGTGCTGCCGGGCGTCGGGGCCATCGGCCGGGACGCGGCGGCGGTGCTCGAGGCGTTCGTCGAACGCGGCGGAAACCTGCTGAGCACGGGCAACAGCGGCTTCACCGCGACCGGAGGCGCCGAACTGGCCGCCTTTCCCGCGGTGCGCCGGATCGGCGACGAGCTGTCCGGCAATCAGGTGTGGTCCACCTACGCCACTCTCGACGAACAGCCACGCATCGACGAAAACGCGTTCAGCGGCTCGGTTGTCCCCGTGTACGGCACCAATGCCCGCTGTGTCTGGAAACCCGGCACCACCAAGGCGGGCATGATTCTCGCGCAGGCACCGTGGGGCCCGCCCGAGCTGTCCTACGGCCACACCGCCACCGGCGACCCGGCAGTGGCCTCGATCGGATACGGCGCCGGCACGTCGTCGATGATCACCTGGACGATCGGCCGCACCTACCGCGAATTCGCCAAGACCGAGGTGCGCGATCACCTCCTGAGCGTCCTCGAACCACTTGCGGGCGTTCAGGTGAGTGCGGAGTTGCCCGAGCAGGTCGAGCTGATCCTCGGTCGCGACGACGACGGCCACGTGGTGCACCTGCTCAACCAGACCGGCGCCCGCCGCCGATCGTTCGGTCCGCACGTCCCCGTTGGCGAGGGCCGCCTCGTGATCCGGAACGCGACCGGTGGCGAACGCGCCACCGCACTGGTCGCCCGTCGTGAACTACCGGTACGGCGCGACGGGGACGCGCTCGTCATCAACCTTCCCGTCATCGAACTGTTCGAGGTCGTCCGCATCCGCGGGTTCGGTCTCTCCACGACACCGGGAAAGTGA
- a CDS encoding MarR family winged helix-turn-helix transcriptional regulator, producing the protein MKPRWLTAEEQRTWRAYRDLSLLLEDTLDQQLRHDAGLSHLYYSVLVFLSEAPDRRLRMTDLAEQLKVARSRLTYVIGRMVGEGWVCREGNSGDKRGQLAVLTDVGMAVLENAAPGHAATVRATVFDRLTPEQVHAFGEACETILAGLTDPDGPITNPPWRR; encoded by the coding sequence GTGAAACCCAGGTGGCTGACCGCGGAGGAGCAGCGGACGTGGCGTGCCTACCGGGACCTCAGCCTGCTGCTGGAGGACACCCTCGACCAGCAGTTACGGCACGATGCGGGGCTCAGCCACCTGTACTACTCGGTGCTGGTGTTCCTCTCCGAGGCGCCCGATCGGCGGCTGCGGATGACCGACCTCGCCGAACAGTTGAAGGTCGCGCGGAGTCGCCTGACCTATGTCATCGGCCGCATGGTCGGCGAGGGCTGGGTGTGTCGCGAAGGCAACTCCGGTGACAAGCGCGGCCAACTCGCCGTGCTCACCGACGTGGGCATGGCCGTGCTCGAGAACGCCGCCCCCGGACACGCCGCCACCGTCCGCGCCACCGTGTTCGACCGGCTCACCCCCGAACAGGTCCACGCGTTCGGTGAAGCCTGCGAGACCATCCTCGCCGGCCTGACGGACCCGGACGGCCCCATCACCAACCCGCCCTGGCGTCGCTGA
- a CDS encoding MBL fold metallo-hydrolase, which yields MTTIDFTVFDLDLPAGSKNKTATLITGGHDALLVDAGFTRADGHRLAAAVLDSGKQLTTVFVSHGDPDFYFGAEVLADAFPNARLVATPHVIEHIRHSYEGKLKAWATLGANLPTRLVELTPLTGDLALEGHRFELRGGLAALDPDLVVPGHRQPSRRVRPHRHPRLPARVRRRTRQGRGRCRGRQGRDALGMTD from the coding sequence GTGACCACCATCGACTTCACCGTCTTCGACCTGGACCTTCCCGCCGGCAGCAAGAACAAGACCGCCACCCTGATCACCGGCGGGCACGACGCGCTGCTGGTGGACGCCGGGTTCACCCGCGCCGACGGCCACCGGCTCGCCGCGGCGGTACTGGACTCCGGCAAGCAGCTGACTACGGTGTTCGTCAGCCACGGCGACCCGGATTTCTACTTCGGTGCCGAGGTCCTCGCCGACGCCTTTCCGAACGCGAGGCTCGTGGCCACCCCGCACGTGATCGAGCACATCCGGCACTCCTACGAGGGCAAGCTCAAGGCGTGGGCGACGCTGGGCGCGAACCTGCCCACCCGCCTCGTCGAACTGACCCCGCTGACCGGCGACCTCGCGCTGGAAGGCCACCGCTTCGAGCTCCGCGGCGGGCTGGCCGCCCTCGACCCGGACCTGGTCGTGCCCGGTCACCGTCAGCCCAGCCGACGCGTCCGCCCTCACCGCCACCCGCGACTACCTGCTCGCGTTCGAAGACGAACTCGGCAGGGCCGTGGACGGTGCCGAGGTCGCCAAGGGCGAGATGCGCTGGGGATGACCGACTGA
- a CDS encoding ABC transporter substrate-binding protein has translation MRSHRKAVLAVLTASMLAASGATAAATPVTNDTSSREEAQLQKLYEQAVAEGGDLVVYAGGDKPGQADYLRDAFMKKFPKIKANVIVDFSKNHDARVDNQVAEGKVVADVVHLQTIDDYPRWKREGVLEQYRPVGWDRVYNQVKDPDGYYTGAFFFAFSNVTATALGSNAPVEAADFLKPEFKDKLVFTYPNDDDAVLYYFKQLTDKYGFDYLNKLLAQRPKFVRGTQDSSDLVGTNGYVASFGTSGGRDGLAHQTYPAQSPWVAWPQTAAILKQAPHKAAAKLYMSWLLSRDAQQHDIGTWSARTDVAPPAGTRAIFDYPNMNPLGLGTFMSDRTALDRYKARITLYVGDVRGANPADPDGVLGLYPIDQQGTQGA, from the coding sequence ATGAGGTCCCACCGCAAAGCGGTCCTCGCGGTGCTGACCGCGAGCATGCTGGCGGCGAGCGGAGCCACCGCGGCCGCGACCCCCGTCACGAACGACACGAGCAGCCGAGAAGAGGCGCAGTTGCAGAAACTCTACGAGCAGGCGGTGGCCGAAGGCGGCGATCTGGTCGTCTACGCCGGCGGCGACAAGCCCGGACAGGCCGACTACCTGCGTGACGCGTTCATGAAGAAGTTCCCGAAGATCAAGGCGAACGTGATCGTGGACTTCAGCAAGAACCACGACGCCCGTGTCGACAACCAGGTCGCCGAGGGCAAGGTCGTCGCCGACGTCGTGCACCTGCAGACCATCGACGACTACCCGCGCTGGAAGCGCGAAGGCGTCCTCGAGCAGTACCGGCCGGTCGGCTGGGACCGCGTCTACAACCAGGTCAAGGACCCCGACGGCTACTACACCGGCGCGTTCTTCTTCGCCTTCTCCAACGTCACCGCCACCGCGCTCGGCAGCAACGCCCCGGTGGAAGCCGCGGACTTCCTCAAGCCGGAATTCAAGGACAAGCTCGTCTTCACCTACCCGAACGACGACGACGCGGTCCTCTACTACTTCAAGCAACTCACCGACAAGTACGGCTTCGACTACCTGAACAAGCTGCTCGCACAGCGCCCGAAATTCGTCCGCGGCACGCAGGACTCCTCGGATCTCGTCGGCACCAACGGATACGTCGCGAGCTTCGGCACCTCCGGTGGGCGCGACGGCCTGGCGCACCAGACCTACCCGGCGCAAAGCCCGTGGGTCGCCTGGCCGCAGACCGCGGCGATCCTCAAGCAGGCACCGCACAAGGCAGCGGCGAAGCTGTACATGAGCTGGCTGCTGTCCCGCGACGCGCAGCAGCACGACATCGGCACCTGGAGCGCCCGCACCGACGTCGCCCCGCCCGCCGGCACCAGGGCTATCTTCGACTACCCGAACATGAACCCGCTCGGCCTCGGCACCTTCATGAGCGATCGCACCGCTCTCGACCGCTACAAGGCACGGATCACGCTGTATGTCGGTGACGTGCGGGGAGCCAACCCCGCCGACCCCGACGGCGTGCTCGGTCTCTACCCGATCGACCAGCAGGGCACTCAGGGCGCCTGA
- a CDS encoding LacI family DNA-binding transcriptional regulator — MTDTAPQRRTRARTKRPPTIHDVAAHSGVSRGTVSRVLQGGHNVSPAAQEAVGAAIRKLGYVANRAARSLVTQRAGSVAFLLSETQDRFFEDPNFTTLLRGCTRALAEQDLPLVLITAGNEAERRRVAPFLSAHHVDGVLLFSSHRGNPMIDLLRRAELPFVCCGKPLGQRGALSYVAADDREGAKNMVRHLIESGRTRIATITGPRDTPGGLERLAGYREMLAEHGIAYDRRLVATGDYSRDSGEACMHRLLTRVPDVDAVFVASDLMAEGALAAIVRAGLRVPDDIAVGGFDDSPVAATTRPRLTTIRQPWDRISEMMVRQVLAQIDGEGTATVILPTELVVRESA; from the coding sequence ATGACCGACACCGCGCCACAGCGGCGTACGCGAGCGCGGACGAAGCGCCCGCCGACCATCCATGACGTCGCCGCGCACTCCGGCGTTTCCCGCGGCACCGTCTCGCGTGTCCTGCAGGGCGGGCACAACGTCAGCCCGGCCGCCCAGGAGGCGGTCGGCGCCGCGATCCGCAAGCTCGGCTACGTGGCGAACCGGGCGGCACGCAGCCTGGTGACCCAGCGCGCCGGCTCGGTGGCGTTCCTGCTCTCGGAGACGCAGGACCGGTTCTTCGAGGACCCCAACTTCACCACCCTGCTGCGGGGCTGCACCAGGGCGCTGGCCGAGCAGGATCTCCCGCTCGTCCTGATCACCGCGGGCAACGAGGCCGAACGCCGCCGCGTCGCCCCGTTCCTCTCGGCACACCACGTCGACGGCGTGCTGCTGTTCTCCTCGCACCGCGGCAACCCGATGATCGACCTTCTCCGGCGGGCCGAACTGCCGTTCGTGTGCTGCGGCAAGCCGCTCGGCCAGCGCGGCGCCCTGTCCTATGTGGCGGCCGACGACCGTGAGGGGGCCAAGAACATGGTGCGCCACCTCATCGAGTCCGGCCGCACGCGGATCGCGACCATCACCGGTCCCCGCGACACCCCCGGCGGGCTGGAGCGGCTGGCTGGCTACCGCGAAATGCTCGCCGAGCACGGCATCGCCTACGACAGGCGATTGGTGGCGACCGGTGACTACAGCAGGGACAGTGGCGAGGCGTGCATGCACCGGCTGCTCACCCGTGTCCCGGACGTCGACGCGGTGTTCGTGGCATCGGACCTGATGGCCGAAGGTGCACTGGCGGCGATCGTCCGGGCTGGTCTCCGCGTGCCCGACGACATCGCCGTCGGGGGCTTCGACGACTCACCGGTCGCGGCCACCACCCGCCCCCGGCTGACCACGATCCGGCAGCCGTGGGACCGCATCAGCGAGATGATGGTGCGTCAGGTGCTGGCCCAGATCGACGGCGAAGGGACGGCCACGGTGATCCTGCCGACCGAACTCGTCGTCCGCGAGTCGGCCTGA